One window from the genome of Sphaerotilus microaerophilus encodes:
- the pilV gene encoding type IV pilus modification protein PilV yields the protein MRLPTPLTPMRRRRATAASERGTTMVEVLTALLILSLGVLGMAALHSRAMQYSLDAEDRNRAALLANELATTMWLVQSTSLASTTLTAWQTKVSTQSSGGLPNGSGAVSTDAAGVATITITWRPPSRPSSAGSLQYVTKVLLP from the coding sequence ATGAGGTTGCCAACCCCTCTGACACCGATGCGACGGCGCCGCGCGACCGCAGCGTCCGAGCGCGGCACGACGATGGTGGAGGTGCTGACCGCACTGCTCATCCTCTCCTTGGGCGTGCTGGGCATGGCTGCGCTGCACAGCCGCGCGATGCAGTACTCGCTCGATGCCGAGGACCGCAACCGGGCCGCCCTGCTGGCCAACGAGCTGGCCACGACGATGTGGCTGGTGCAGTCGACCAGCCTGGCCAGCACCACGCTGACCGCCTGGCAGACGAAGGTCTCCACCCAGTCCAGCGGCGGCCTGCCCAACGGCAGCGGCGCGGTGAGCACCGACGCGGCCGGGGTGGCGACGATCACGATCACCTGGCGCCCCCCGTCCCGACCCAGTTCGGCGGGCTCCCTCCAGTACGTCACGAAGGTGCTGCTGCCATGA
- a CDS encoding GspH/FimT family pseudopilin, whose protein sequence is MLKPGPHHPGAASADQATLAARPRGFTLIELLATLAAMATLLVLATPALSAWLANAKARSSAEQLQNSLRLAQSEALRRNRQTVLALTNATPALAATPVANGRNWFVRALPGLSGETANDGFYVQGVALPSGMRVSITGPGVLCFNTIGRPVTNGSTGLGVNCTAPTNATTPATYDLTVAGATRRLRVQVFLGGQIRLCDRDKTLSSSVPDGC, encoded by the coding sequence ATGCTGAAGCCCGGGCCACACCACCCGGGCGCCGCATCGGCCGACCAGGCGACGCTGGCGGCACGGCCACGGGGCTTCACGCTCATCGAACTGCTGGCGACGCTCGCGGCCATGGCCACGCTGCTGGTGCTGGCCACCCCCGCGCTGAGCGCCTGGCTGGCCAACGCCAAGGCGCGCAGCAGCGCCGAGCAACTGCAGAACAGCCTGCGCCTGGCGCAGAGCGAGGCGCTGCGGCGCAACCGCCAGACCGTCCTGGCGCTGACCAACGCCACGCCCGCCCTCGCCGCCACGCCGGTGGCCAACGGGAGGAACTGGTTCGTGCGCGCGCTGCCCGGGCTGTCCGGCGAAACGGCGAACGACGGCTTCTACGTGCAGGGCGTGGCCCTGCCATCGGGCATGCGCGTGAGCATCACCGGCCCGGGCGTGCTCTGCTTCAACACCATTGGCCGGCCGGTCACCAATGGCAGCACCGGACTGGGGGTGAACTGCACGGCGCCGACCAATGCGACCACGCCCGCCACCTATGACCTGACGGTCGCGGGCGCCACGCGCCGGCTGCGCGTGCAGGTCTTCCTCGGCGGTCAGATCCGCCTGTGCGACCGGGACAAGACGCTGTCGTCGTCAGTGCCGGACGGCTGCTGA
- a CDS encoding type IV pilin protein — MSSSNVVTVASPSTASAHRPAPSDSPCRPGWPQGVGRNGRRQGGFTLMDMGIALAVIAILATVAIPSYRAHIQRSRLGEGVAALADRRALMEQYYLGNRTYVSGPCATSVTVGAFTLVCASTPTANAYTITATGSGTAAGAVYTVDHHGDARTTGLPTGWGTPPTGGYPCWITRKGDTC, encoded by the coding sequence ATGTCCTCCTCGAACGTCGTCACCGTTGCCTCCCCATCGACTGCGTCGGCGCATCGCCCCGCGCCGTCCGATTCCCCATGCCGCCCCGGGTGGCCGCAGGGCGTCGGGCGCAACGGCCGCCGCCAGGGCGGCTTCACGCTGATGGACATGGGCATCGCCCTGGCCGTGATCGCCATCCTGGCCACCGTGGCCATCCCGTCCTACCGGGCCCATATCCAGCGCAGCCGCCTGGGTGAAGGCGTGGCGGCCCTGGCCGACCGCCGCGCTCTGATGGAACAGTACTACCTCGGCAACCGCACCTACGTCAGTGGTCCCTGCGCGACCAGCGTCACGGTGGGTGCGTTCACGCTCGTCTGCGCGTCGACCCCCACCGCCAACGCCTACACCATCACTGCCACGGGCAGCGGCACGGCCGCGGGGGCCGTCTATACCGTCGACCACCACGGCGACGCCCGCACCACGGGGCTGCCCACCGGCTGGGGCACGCCGCCCACCGGCGGCTACCCCTGCTGGATCACCCGCAAGGGCGACACATGCTGA